The Mycteria americana isolate JAX WOST 10 ecotype Jacksonville Zoo and Gardens chromosome 2, USCA_MyAme_1.0, whole genome shotgun sequence genome contains the following window.
CGCTTCCCCTTCTTCCGCGGCGCCTACACCGGCTGGCGCAACTCGGTGCGCCACAACCTCTCCCTCAACGACTGCTTCGTCAAGGTGCTGCGCGACCCGGCGCGGCCCTGGGGCAAGGACAACTACTGGATGCTCAACCCCAGCAGCGAGTACACCTTCGCCGACGGCGTCTTCCGCCGCCGCCGCAAGCGCCTcagccgcgccgccccgccgccgcagcccgcccgccccgccgccgccgccccgccgccgccgcaggagGCGGCCGGAGCGGGCGCCGCGTCCCCCGGCGGTTCCCCGCGGTGCTGCTGCGCCTCCTCGCCCTGCAACtgcgcgccgggccccgccgccaaggaggcagcggcggggggcggcggggcggcggcggcggcgggcagcggcggcgccaAGTTCTCCAGCTCCTTCGCCATCGAGAGCCTCCtccggcggccggcggggccccgcgccgccccgcagcagcagcagccgccgccgccgccggcgcacGCCCGCCTCCTCTggccggcgccgcccgcgcccccgcacCTGCTGCCCGGCCCCTACCCGCTGCTCCCCTACCCACctgccgcgcagcccccgcccgccgccgccctctACGGCGGCggcctcctgcagctctgcgCCTACGGGCTGGGCgagccgcctccgccgccgccgctgctgctgggggccgggCGGCAGGCGCTGGCCCACGGCGAGCCGCCGccggcggagcggccgcgggcGCCGCTcttccccgccgccctccccaagggcgggcgggggccgccgcccggctccccgctcTACGGGCCCCTCCGGCTGGCCGGGCCGCTGCAGCCAGCGGCGAGGGGCTCGGCCTCGTTCCAGCCGTACGCCGTGGAGACTCCCCTGGCTTAATGgagcccccctcctcccctgcgaGGGGCCTgcccggggaggcggggagggggaaaggaggaggctcTGGATCCCGCACTTTAACTCCAGAGGCGACCAAAGCCTCCCAGCAAAAGCCTCGGTGACTGTGCCTTAGTGAAATGACAGTGGGTTTAACTTAAacaaaaacgaaaaaaaaaatcaaaaaaccaaaacgcCTGTCGTTTTGGACATAGCCATGAGCCTCAAGTGCTTCTTACTGTTCGTTGAGACTACTTGACTTCAGCCATTCCCTCGCCGCCTCCTTTCTATCCCCCCTCTTGTCCCCGCATCTCCTGCGACCGAAGCCGTGGGCAGCGGAGCAGGGGGTGCCCCGCGGACacgcggggcggcggcagccgggggaTGCGCTGTGCACTTgggagggcggggaggagggagggggcgcgggggggccgggggcgcctgccgggaggagcagggggagagaaagggagggggccgggggctgctgtgGAGCCGTAGGACTGTACTGCCGAGCGATGCATCACTGTGCCAAAAGAAACCTTTTCTCCTGTCCGGCAACTAGCATTTCGTGGGAAGGGAGgacattaaattatttataaaagtaGTGTTTTTAACACAAAGAGAGTGcagcttttttaattaattgtcgTTCTGGGGGGGGCGGGAGAGGGGAAAGGGCTCACGGAAACGTCAGGGGTTGTCTCCCGTACTGGTTGGCGTTGTACATTTAAGGCCAAGGCCACTGCTACTGGAAAGAGAAGagtaaatttttttcctattttatttttgtgtttgtatatAGTATATGTGCGTGTGCATTTTGTTGACGCTCGGCCACCatgtcttttcctttattttttttttcccctcctctcccccgaaTAAAAGCTGCCCCCTAAATAAAGACGGTAATAAGGAGCAGAGCGTGATGGCTGCGCTGGCGCGGAGGGCGGGAGCCTGCCGTGGGGTGGCCTTGGCCGAGGAGCTCCCGGGCTgcgggggcagccgggctgcccgcgctttcctccccatccctcccggCGGGCAGAGGTGCCACAGAGGTGCCACCCGCCTTATTTTGACCACGGGAGGTGAGAGAGGTTCTCCTCTTGGGCTGCCGCCAGGTTTGGAAGTCCTCTTCAGTTCTTCGAATCAAATCAGGTTTCCCCGCCGGCGCTCAGCCCGGCAGAAAGGCTGGCGATTTGCAGGCAGGCAGATTTGCAGGCAGGCTGGCGATTTGCAGGCAGGCAGGTTTGCAGGCAGGCTGGCGATTTGCAGGCAGGCAGGTTTGCAGGCAGGCAGGTTTCCAGGCAGGCAGATTTGTAGGCAGGCAGCCCGACGTGGGGGCAGCCTGCGGAAGCCCTGAGCGTCtgcctgcccttttttttttttttttcttctttttttttttcttcttttccttttttccccgaAGGACGGCAGACGAAACGTAATCCTGTTGTCATCTCTCGGTCCAAAGAAAACTCTCTTCAGGAAGGTCGTTGGCACGGCCGGGCTCCAACTGCTTCTGGCGGAGGCAGCCCCGCCGGCATCTGCAGCGGGCGAAACCTCTGCAGGGTGAACGCTACTGAATATGTGCTGGTAATAAAAAGTTGACACACGTCGCCTTCTCCCGACGCGTGTTGCGTTGAGGCTCTTTCGTATTGTCAGAAGTGCTCAGGAAAGCCTCAGGAAGACTGAGTCGGAAAACGGAAAGGATGGGGTTTTAACTGCCCGTGGTACTGAACTACGGCTTCGTGGCGTCCCCGACCTCGAAGAGCTTTAAACAAACGCTGAAATGATAATTcggggcttgtttgtttgtttcaatttaaaaaaggatgaaaagaggcgggcttttttcccctccaagtcTTCTGTAAGCGCAGATCACCTAAACAAACGATGACAAGCAGAATTTTGGGCgctggttgttctttttttctaattactCCTCTTTCGGACCCTGGGCTttctcccccacctccttttCCCTCAGTGCCGGGGTTCAGCCGCTGAATAGCTTCTATCCTCCTCGCAAAAATGTTGCCGAATAGGGAAGGTGTGTTGGGAAAGGAAAGCTTCAAACGGAACAATCTGCGGGCGAAAACACCGACTTGTTTCAATAAAGCTCACGCAGATTTCATGGTGTGTTTAGCTCAGACCATAACATTCATCAGAATATTGCGAGAGATTAGTGACTAATGTATGAAGTAATCCAACCCTTGAAGGAATTGGTTtttatgtacacacatacacacacacacaatttcgACATCACCCTGCCTTCAAGGCTCGGTGCAAATATTAATCTACCCTTCCACAATCTGCCCTTTCCTCTAGCTTGTATTTTAACATCTCTTTCTTTATAGGAGTCCACATGAGCCGTCAGTACGCAACTGCTAATACCTTTTGGTTTTGTCGATCTGTGAGGGTCATATTTCAGGGTATGTTAAAAGCACCTTGACGGAACGTGGAATTTGTTATTACAGCCACAAGCGTGTATTTAATCGGATGTACGTAAGTGTGAGTAGGGATGAATGTGCCTGTAAACGTATGCTTCATAGGATGGCATTCGGCTTTTTACTTttagaaaaatcccttttcattaaaaataacttagcattaaaaaagaaaagaagcccaCGGAGTTCGAGACGTGCCTTGTTAATGAGCATTTATCTTCTCTGAGTCTCGCTTTTTGGATACGTCGGGAAACGTGCGCCGGCAGCACAGTATCAGGGTGTCTGTGTCCTCGCCGTCCTTTCCCGAGGCTTGCTCGGATTTCCCCAGCGGGTCGGGATCAGGATTTGAGGGACCCCGCGGCGCCCGGGCTGCCGGGCGAGGCGCTGGGAaggcggcagggcgggcgggtACCACCCGCGGTGCGgagcccgcccggcggcggggctggggggctttcTCTTGCGGAGGGGTCGGGTCTCCCTCGCCTCCTCCCGTTCCGGCATCGGTTCCTCTTCCCATCCCCTGAAGAGGAGACAAGGGACGAATTTCCCCCCGTCGACCTTCGGGTGGAAGTTGCCCCATTGGCGATACTGCTTAGACCATGCCTGCGTTTCTGTACAAGGGAGCTGGAACCGTTCGTTCACACGCAAGGGAATTTACGGGGGAAACATAATTTTTGAACAACCGGCTGGGTCCCGGCTGTCACTAGCTAGCCACACGCCAGCTCGGCGGGGCCGGTGGAGAGGCGGAGGGCCGtgccgcagcgcccgccccggggcgcccGGCTGGCCGGGACCCGCAGCCGGACCGGAGCCGGGACCCGCAGCCGGACCGGAGCCGGGCCGGAGCCGGCGGAGGAGAGGGAGGCCAGCCCTGGTGTACAGCCATAAATCCGGGCTGTCAGCTGTGACAGACGGCTGGTGAAACACAGCACCTGTCCAAACACTTTCCAGCAGCAGGTAATCAGAGAACCGACACTTTACATTTTTGTGTGGAACAAGCACATTAACCATTTCGCAGACCTTCCCAAAACAGCGACGTTTGTATGTCTGGGTACTTTGTCTTTCTTAACGTCTAATAAATCAAGGTGACAGAAGAGAGACAAAACCTTTCTCCTTTTGATATTTGACACATCAGCAGTAAGCCGATACTTTCGTGCCCTGTTCTTTTAGCCCTACGAGGGTCTACATCACCCAGGGTATCTGAGCACTTGTTGGATGGGCGCAGTTTGGGATACTTGAGGGATTTTTACATGCTATACAGGCAAACCTGATGTCAGTGGCACAGAAAGCCTGGCTGGAACAGGGAGTGTAACAACCTGTTCATCGGCATGTGAGAGGATCTGCAAACACCCCATGCTGGCTGCTCCATGCTCTCCAGACTTTCTTTGTGCAGCACTTGGTGAAAACCCCAGCCTGAGCAGAATTGCACATGAATTCTGGTCTGACTGGGCTCTGGTTTTAACTGCATTCTTTAAAAGAGATTTGGCTttccaaataaatgtattttgtttctgagacTTTTTGTTCCATAACTGTTTCATCTCTTGCAGGTTCTGAATGTTTTAGTgtgctttaaagagaaaaaaatcatacctgacattcaaaatattttcatcaaacATTTTTGCAGGGCTTCTCCTTTTCTTGCCCTGCCACCACTGGATAGtgataaaaacagtttcttactTGAATAACGTTAGTCCTAACCACTTTCCTACATCTCTTAAAATTTTAACCTACTGAGCAGCAGAACTGCATGAACTCCTCCTTTGTGGATTAAGATCAAATTCATACAAAGGAGAAGTTTAAGCACTTCAGGAATTAATGGATGCCAAACACGAGCTCACAGATGAAACAAGCTTGCGAAAGTGATCTGTGGATAACAGCTTGTATATATTTTACAGATCCCATGCAGCAGGAGAATACAGTAATACTGTGCCTATTCTCCTTTATAGTGGAGGCAAAGAGTTTTACGCCTTTAAATCAGTGGAAAGACGTCAGTAGGGCAGCATTTTGACTGCGTTATCTTCCTATCAGTTTAATTAACCCCATTTTTCACCAGCCAGATCTGATGAAGCCTGAAACTTGCTTTCAGCTCTTACAGTCCCACTGACCCATAAGATGGCATAAGTAGCCCTTCAGTATCCCTAACCCTGACTCAGGAAGAAGTCCACTGAAATCAATCACTTTATTCAAGAGCCATCTCAGCACAGCAGTGCTAGCTACAAGACTCAGTTCAACACAGACCTCTAGTGAAAGCTCCTAAGCAAAAGTGCAGCACTTGGTATCAGCTTAATTTCACACTAGATACTGAGAGGACTGAAAGAGGACGGATGTAATTTTGTCTCGGGACCTTGCCCATTTTTTCTGCCCCAAACCCTTTTTCAAAAGAGCGATTCCTAGGTACCTTGGCAGGATGTATCAGACACAGAAGATcctttacaaaaagaaatttcacCCCAGAAAAGGGGACACACAAAGGACTCAGGTTCACAGGCCCTTCATCTTTTGCACAATGCCTTGAGtagctgtattgggtttgcatggcaaggttttggtagtggggggctacagggatggcttctgtgagaagctcctagaagcttcccctatgtgcgatagagccaatgccagctggctccaagacagacctgctgctggtcaaggccaagcccatcagcgacggtggtagcgcctctggaataacatatttaagacaggggaaaaaaaacctgtgtagcagcaattgcagccagagagtcgagtgagaatatgtgagggaaacaactctgcagacaccaaggtcagtgaagaaggagggggaggaggtgctccaagcgctggagcagagatttccctgcagcccgtggtgaagaccacagtgaggcaggctgtccccctgcagcccatggaggtcaatggtggagcagatatccacctgcaacctgtggaggaccccatgctggagcaggtggatgcgcccgaaggaggctgtgaccccatgggaagcccgtgctggagcaggctcctggcaggacctgtggacctgtgaagagaagagcccacgctggagcaggtttgctggcaggacttgtgaccccatgggaaacCCACGCTGTAGCAGTCTGTTCCTggaggactgcaccccatgggaaggacccacgctggagaagtttgtggaggactgtctcccgtgggaaggaccccacgctggagcaggggaagagtgtgaggagtcctccccctgaggaggaaggagcggcagagacaacgtgtgatgaactgaccgcaacccccattccccatccccctgtgctgctgggggggaggaggtagagaaaattgggagtgaagttaagcctgggaagaagggaggggtggggggaaggtgtttttaagatttggttctatttctcattatcctactctgatttgattggtaataaactaatttccccaagtggagtctgttttgcctgtgacggtaattggtgagtgatctctccatCTCTGTATGTCAACCCACGAGCCCTTTGTTATATTttgtctcccctgtccagctgaggaggggagtgacagagcggctttggtgggcacctggagtccacccagggtcaacccaccacagtagcCCAAGGTGAAACCTCCTACAGAAGAGCAAGGAGAACGATCGCAGCCCCACATGGAAGGGTACAGCTTCTGAACCAAAGTCCAGATTTTGCACAATTCTTCATTGAGCTGGGGGAggtttttcatttaataatagaCAGGAGAATCCCTTTATTTTGCCAGACTTTTGCCTTTTAAGTCTGAAGTAGACACAAAACCAAAGTTGAAATCCACCTCCAGCCAAATTCAAGGCACTAAAGTTGTGATTTTGGCAAGCGTGGTTGTATCCTGTTGCAACTTTGCCTAGTGCTGCAGTAGCTCTTTAATAATGGGGTGAATATGGTTCCATTTTTCATTTACGTTCTGGAGAGGAAACATTTACTTCTTGAATAAACTCTCCTGTCTTCATTGACACTCTCAGAAGTCTTGAAACCAGCTTCAGAAAAGCCATCTATAAAGCCCAAATACCCCATCATAAAATCAGACAGATGGCTAGAGAGAGCCTGGCCCTCTCTAGACATTCAAACCTATATTAACGCACCATTATTTAGGTTATATAGATTGCCAGCTTCAGAAAAGCTAGTAATTTACGTAGTCTCTAGCCCTGCACAGGAGCTAAACATAGTTACTACCTTCGGGAAGTTTTACCTCCATACATCTGGATGGACTAGGCCTTTGTCCTGTTTTCCAGAGCCAGAGGGGGTGTGTACGAGGAAGGATTGAGAGAACACACTGTCATAATATTTGTGCTCTTGCACCATggtattgttttctttgttatgaCATGTTTCAAAATTTCGGAGCTCTTTCAAGCAGGATGGCATATTAATAGCCTCCTTTGCTATGGGGAAAAGCAATACTTCTGTGTGTTCTTTCCTCTCCTTAATAGCAAAGCAGAGAATATTCAAGATGGAGCAATACAAGTCTACTCTGCAGGACAATGTCTTGAGCAGAGTATGGGAGAAATAGGAGCAAGGACCATCAGATAgaaaagcatgacagaaaaaaggaaaaataggttGACACCTAATTTTCCAAATTCCACTGTAGGTGCTTCCTGATCATAGCTATTCATCGAGTACATGTTTATAAGCAGTACATAAGGGTTCATAAATGTTTTAATAAGTATAATTTAGCTGGTTTAGGGTCCAATGGGTTTATTTTAACTGTGTTTGTGCTGTTGTTATTTTAAGTAATAATTTGGCACTGGAGTAATACTCCAATAACATCTGACAGCCAGCTAGTAACCCTTCACATAAATAGCGTATTTCATGTTATCCTTACTATTACTAAAGTATTTTTAGTCTGCTGTAGAGAAGCAATGTTAATGAATATCATGCCAGAGCCAAACTGGGCTTAACTACTGGTATTCTGTGGCTCCATGGTGTACCCCAGGCTACCTCACTGAACAGAAGAGTCTTAAGCAAGACTGcttctgtaaaattaattttactttggCAGAACTTTTAGTTACCTGACTTAGAGATCTTAAAGTTTCAGCAGAAACCTGAGAGTCTGATTTTCTAAGCTTTTTTATCTAAGTATTTTTATCAGTAGCTGTTACAAATGGCCAGATAAACTTCAATATTCCAAGTAGAAGCTGTCAATCTTACCTCAAGgttttgaaaagataattttctctaAGACCTCAGATGCTACTATGGCCTTTCAAAACAGACATAGGAGACCAAACTGTTTAGTTCAATTCCTTCCACAGCATTTGCTGTTGAAAACTGTGGCATCTCACTACAGAAATAGTTTTCCCTGGATTTCTGATAAGAGTCCATGAAAATGCAGACATGAGAGGCTTCTAGAATTGCCCAATTCACTTTCCTTCCAGCGCAGTTTCTTCCAGtctatttttaataacttctgaaGCTTAACTAGTAGCCTTGTTTAAAACATCCTAAGCTATGAAGAAGAAACCCCACAGAAAATATGGTTTTCTTTGTGAGAAAAGTTAAGTTGCATCACCAGGTAATAACAGATTTTTAGCATTTGATATTCCTAAAACAAGTGTCTAACGCACTTCTCTTTCACCGTCAAGCAACTGCTGTTGCTCTGGGTACTTCATCCAGCCATCTTCAATACAGCAGTATGTGCTCATTACTCATCTTCATCATACAACACCGAAGTAATTCTCCTCTCTGGCACATACAAGCCTCAATTAGTTGTATGTTATCATCACATTCCCCATTAATCACTTGGCTGTACAGATGCACAGCAGCAACTTCCTCACTTTTTTCTCATGTCAGTCCAGGAACCCCCCTagtcatttctgtttttctctgaactTCTCTGGAGTATCTCTGACTAATCATAAGACATGGCGAAGGCATAGCTTTCTGTGTCACAATACCTGGAGTCATGTCAGGTTCTTCCCACACCCCCCAGCTCCAGAAGAAGCAGGTTAAAGAAGGACAAAAGTTGTAAATTTTCTTCCAAGAGCCAGGCTAGCACATGACAACAGAGTACACAGACTGCAGTTACCCAACCTTCTAGCAataaccaccaaaaaaaccccttcagtgTAACATTTCAACAGCCTTGTCCAAGCAGAGAAACAACCTTCCCCTTTCACCTCCCACTGCTCCCTTATCTTGCTTGCCCTTATCCAAGGCTATCCttgaggaagcagaagcaatttCTCCCTCGAGTCTAGTCGACAAAACATTGAGCACAGAAAGACAGAACTTGCCATAGACTCTTTGGATGCCAGCATCCTTTGCTAAGACGACCTTGCCCCAAGTCTCTTGCAGACACCACCtctccttctggacctggagttGGAAAGATAAAAAAGGCATATAAACTGCATTCTTCCTGGTCAGAGCCCCTAGCTCAGCTCAGTGCACCCATGCTGTGACAAAGTCACTGCTGAGACTTCagccaaagcaaaataaatgtatGCCACTATTAGTGCCAGTTCCCAAGGAAGTGTGGGCAATCTCTGGGTCTTCTACAGCtagcaaaatgaaacatttgtcaGAGCTCTACAGGAACATTCAGGTTTAAATTTTCCTATTCCCCAGAGACTAGGCGCTGCTCCCCATTTCTTCTACTCCATATAAAGGAGATTGGTTTTACTCTTTGCTGCGAATAAATTCCCCCCACTCCATACTGTTCCCCGTGACTGCAAGGGAGAATTTCCCTTGTGCATATCGTTTCTGTCACCACAGATGACGGGTTCAAATCTGACCAGTTGACTTCACAAGCTCAGCACATACTACCATCTCGTTATTATaatttcttcctctccagcacaAACAACCAGAGCAAGGATTG
Protein-coding sequences here:
- the FOXQ1 gene encoding forkhead box protein Q1, with protein sequence MKLEVFSQHYEDKLSAGSDQEGSGSLSPAPAESELGSDGDCAANSPGGGAVRPGHPPPPPPAPQPPPPPAESAKGKPYTRRPKPPYSYIALIAMAIRDSAGGRLTLAEINDYLMSRFPFFRGAYTGWRNSVRHNLSLNDCFVKVLRDPARPWGKDNYWMLNPSSEYTFADGVFRRRRKRLSRAAPPPQPARPAAAAPPPPQEAAGAGAASPGGSPRCCCASSPCNCAPGPAAKEAAAGGGGAAAAAGSGGAKFSSSFAIESLLRRPAGPRAAPQQQQPPPPPAHARLLWPAPPAPPHLLPGPYPLLPYPPAAQPPPAAALYGGGLLQLCAYGLGEPPPPPPLLLGAGRQALAHGEPPPAERPRAPLFPAALPKGGRGPPPGSPLYGPLRLAGPLQPAARGSASFQPYAVETPLA